TCTTTCAGCGTAACATTAGCTAATTTTACTTCCTGCTTGTTAGTATCGAACAACTTGAAAGTACTTAAATTCTCAAGCTTGCCTTCAAAAGTAAGCGTAATTTCTTTCAGCTCATCTGTAACTTCTATGCCTGCTTTGGGATTTGAACTTTCAAGTCCAGTATGAGCAAAGGCGTTTCTGGAAACCATCATAGTTAAACTGAGAAGCAAAACACTTATCATTAGTAATTTTATAAACAACTTATTTCCATGAATAATAGACATAGGTTTTCCTTGCCTCCAATAAATTTAATTTTTCACTACTCCTCAGTTTCCTCACTGCGCTCGATCCGGTACCAACTGAAAATTATGCCACCTATTGCAACAGCAAAAGCTCCTTCCTGAAAGATCTTCATAATAATGCCTCCCAATTGTTGGTCAGCCAATGGCGTTAAAAAACTAAAAATTTGATGAGCTTCCTTTGTGCTGCTATAGATGAGATCATCAGCAAAAATCATCAGCGCGCAGGCTGGATATAACAGTAAGCCATTCAGTACAACATAGCCGATCTTTTTCAAATGATTCAAACGATCCAGTTCAGGCTCTGGACATGTTACAGCAAACCACATCAGCATTGCCGAAAAAAATAAAATGACGTGAGATATGTACATAACCATGGGATGTTCGCCTGACATAATGACATCATAAATGATTGGAAAATGATAAAAAGACAGCAGAACATTGAAAACCACAACCGATACTAAAGCATTCGTCATTACAGGAAGAACCAATTTTCTTATTTTTTCGGAACACATAGCTCGGAACAACCAAGTTGGAATTCCCATCCATAACAATGGCGGAACTACAAAATAAAGAATAGATTGCTGAAGCATATGTGCACTAAACATGTGATGCGCAAGCATGCTTATCGGACTTCCAAGTGCTAATCCCCCGGTTATAATCCCAACAATAAAATAGAATTTTTGCTTCGAAGAAACCCGCATACCCTCTTTAAAGTTTGCATAATAGTGCCCCGTTAAGAGCAAATAGCTGACTATGACAATTAAGGCAATAATCCAAGTTTTTAGTTCCCAACCATGTAATATTGACATCATGCTGCTCATTTCCAATCCGTCACACCTCTTCCCCCTAAAAAACTACAAAGCATCGTTTTTAACTTTAAAATACAGTGCTACTATTGTCAACACGATAAATGAATATGTGCTAATATGTTCAATAATTTGAGAACAAAAAAAGAGGCTATATTAGCCTCCAGAAAATTTCCGAACCTGAACATATATCCTCGCATTTAACTACAGCTAAATAATACGATTGATGTGAAGAGGATTCCCACTGCTATTGATGACCACAACGCCTTCTTTGAACAATACGCTACATCTAATTGCTCTTGTAAATCTAATACTTGCTTCAAACGATAATTGACTGCCGTTTTCCCAAAATCAGCTGTCATAGGTAACATCCTTGTGCTGCTTTGGGCATGATTAATCATTTTCACTAAGGCTGAGGCAAAATATGTCTTATCTCTCATTTGCTCTATGGCATAGCGGTCTGCCAGAAGCTCTATCCAAATCGAGTAATAGGCCGTTAATCCTTTTAACATTGGGACGTACATCATCACATGCGATAAACGCCTCAGAAACCATTTTTTCACTGGGTGATAATGAATTCCGTGATAAGTTTCATGTAAAAGTACAGCTTTCAATTCATTATCTGAGAGTGATTTTACAAGACCGCTTGAAATAATTATCCGAGGATTAATTATACCTGAAGTTAAAGCGAACAGCTCCGCATCATGAAGCACTGAGATCGGAAAATGCAATTCTGCATATTTTAGATTCAAAAGTTTAGTAAGGTCCTTGCTTAACTGATGTTTAATAAATCGATTCCATTGGTATTGACGGTACATATCCTTTATTCCGTATATCATAAGGGACACAAAAGTAAATAAAGCTACTAACACTAACAAGGATTCCCCTATTGCATGACCGTATCTGAAATCAAACCAAATATCACTCGTAAACTGCAGCAAATTAGGCATCCAACTAACATCTTGTATATGATGAAATAAGGCCCGTATCAATAAAAAAAATAAGGCAAATACTACGATCGAGTAAAGAGTGAATGTCTTATTAGCTTGATTTAGTGTTGTCATCGCTATTCCTCATTTTGGCCTCTTGCAGCATCTGTTCTACTTTTCTCAAAAGATCGGGGTCAAGCTCTTCCACAACATCCATCATATGTGCAACGACAACTTCGCCGAAATCTTTGATGAGTCCTTCCGTAACATTTCTGGTTTGTTCCATGATAAAATCTTCTCTGGACACCATAACCTTAAAATGGGCAAGTTTATTCCGCCCTCTTCCAGCTGCTTGCTTATCCAGTATCCCTTTATCAAACAGTCTATTTAAAACCGTCATGATTGTGTTTACGGAGTAAACCTGTTCAGACTTTAAACTCTCGCGTAGTTGCTGAACATTCATCCAGTCTCCTGACTCCCACATCAGCTCCATGATCAAAGATTCCAGTGAGCCCAGAAAACGGTTTACACCTTCCTCCTCCATGCGATAGCCCATTCTTTTCATGACCTTATTTCCCCTTTAATCGTGTTTCACATGCTGAAGCATCTGTACGAAAATTTGCTCGATATGACCATCATCTAGTGAGTAAAATACTGTCTTTCCAACTTTACGCCGTTTAACGATCCTCAGATTACGAAGGTATCTCAACTGATGGGAAATAGCGGATTGGCCCATTTCTAGGACTTGAGCGATATCGTGAACACAGAGTTCTTTATTCAACAAGGTGTAAATGATTTTGAGTCTTGTGGGATCCCCAAGCGCCTTGAATACTTCTGTTAATCCTGTAACCGTTTGATCTGCTAACATTTGTTCTTTCAATACATCAATATTTGAAGTTCCATTACAAGTATCTTCACATTGATCTTGTACAGGTTTTGACATGATTTCTTCCATAGTCGCGCTCGCTTTCTGATGATAATTCTTACGATTTACTTTTCATTATAACAGAAAACATTTTTTTTTACTCCCACCATCATTGGCACTACTACTCCAGTATAGACGCTCTGAGCCTTTTAGGAAAATTTTTGACAGCCATATCGTATGCATGAAAAATATATCCTAAAAAATCGAACCTTTTTTTGATAGAGAGACAATATAGTGTGTAAGCTGCTTACTCAGGAGGGCCCTCTGAATGCAAAATGACTATATGTACCAATTACTTATAAAAATGAAAGATGGTGATCAACAGGCGTTTCATACGATGTATGATGCCACCTATCAGGACATCTACCGGACTGTCTCCTTTCTAGTGGATCATCAACAGGATCGGGAAGATGTTATGAATGAGATCTATATGCAAATGTGGACCTCACTTGCTAACTACGATACGAACCGTCCTTTCCACTTCTGGCTGCACGGCTTGGTAATTCGTCAAGTGCAGAGATTTCGGGTCAAGAGCTGGAGGAGATTCCGAATTTTTGAACGCATCTGTGCCTTCTCTCGGGAAGAGTCTTATTGGGATCCACCTACTGCTTTGATGGATGAGACGAATCAAATGATATCGCAGTCAATACGAAAACTGACCGACAAACAGCGAGCAGTGATTATCTTCCGCTTTTTTCACGACTATACGCTTGAGGAAATTGCGACATTGCTCGATATTCCGCTGGGTACAGTCAAGTCCAGATATCATGCTAGCCTCCAGGCGCTTCGAAAAAACTCGGGGAATCTCCTCCCGGAAAGGATGGAAAAGATCAATGACTATTGAACGCAGAATCTCTGAACATCTGCATAAAGAGGCAGAAACTATGGAGTGCCCTCCGGCCATTTCCAAACGAATAGAACAATCCTATTCTCACTATTTGCATCGAAAAAGGAGCGAAACAACCATGAAAAAACGATTAATTGGTGGAATAGTTGCTGCTGCGCTTTTGATTCCAACCGCAGCCTTCGCGGCCCCTACTTTGATTGAAATACTTACTAGAACACCAATGACTGCTGAGCAAGTCAAGGTCGATGAAGTTGGCAAAGCAACACTCGCAAAGCTGTATAGCGCATTTCCCGAAACAAAATCGTTTGAGATTATCGAAGCGAGCAGCGTTCAAGGTGTCCAAACAAGCATCATACTGCAGGAAAAGGGAGGAACCGGCAAAAAGTTTACCCTTCATACAAACGCTATTTCTGGTGAGATTGAACACGTGAATCAAGAGAATTGGGAGCCACAGGTGAAGCCGCTCATTACTTTAACCAATCAGGAAATCAAGGCAAAGGTGGATTATCTCATTGATAAAATGTATGGCAATATCAAAGAGTACGAGTTTGCTATGCAGCAAATGGACAACCCTGATCAAAAAACGTTTATATTGAATTACACCAAAAAGGGAGCAAAAACACCATTCTACCAGGTATTTGTTCAAGGCAATACAATCAGTGTTTCTCTAATCGGTGGTAAGACTACACCTTCAAACGTTAAAGTAGAAGGTTTATTCACTACAAATGGCAAGCCTGATTATTTTGCTGATGCCTTTTTAAATGATGCCAAACTGTTTGCTTTACTAAAAATTAGCCCAACAGAATTAAAAGAAGAATTAGCAAAAGGTAAATCTGTTGTGGAGATTGCAGCATCTAAAAATGTCTCTAAACAACAAGTGATTGATGTCATTGCAAAAACACAGGTTGATGGACAAATTCAAGGTGAAAATAAGGGTGATGTTCTTAAAAACAATCATTCAAATGAACAAATGTTAAAAGAAATTGAACCAAAAGTATTACAAATTATTGAATACAAAACTGAAACAACATCGAAGAAATAACATGCCCCCGTCATAAATAAAATCCAAAAAGGTTGCAACCCATAGAATTAGGTTGCAACCTCGTTATTTCCTCTTTTACAATCCAAAAATGGCATCAATCACGGGCTTCGTCGTGCCGCCTGGATACATGATATATAACAAAATGTAAACCAACACGCCCGTTGGCGCTGTCAGCAACCATACAATAGCTGCGACTCGCCCTATTTTCTTGTGCTTCAAAAATTTCTTTTTATAAGCAAACCATAGCGTCACCAGTCCAAGTACCCCACCAATTGTCGCTAAGGTTATATGGAAAAACAGGAACAAATGATAAGGCAGCTTCAAACTTTCAGGTCCGCCGAATGCCGTGTTTCCTTCAAATAACGTGCGTGACATATATATGATGAAGAATGCCAGTGCAAAGATAGCGCCGAAAACCATCAACTTTTGATGTGTTTCACGGTGCCCTTTGACAATATGGTACCAGCCGAAACCGACAAATATAGCACTGATGACGATAAACATCGTAGAAATCGTAGGTAGTATGTGCATCATCCTAAATCCTTTCTCTAAGCGCGATTCCAATTCCCGCCTTGATTATTCATGCCCTCTTGATTCTCTAACGCTTCCAACTCAGCATCTTCCTTACGTTCTCTGCGGTACCATCTAAAAAAGATATAAGCCAGTGTCGCGCCATAAACGATCTCTTGGATGATCTTCATAATAACGCCGCCTAATTGCTGATCGTCTAGTGGAGACAAATGTGCAAAAGGAACGGTTACATTCGCATACATATCATAAATGACGGAATCGGCGAAAATGATGAGGGCACAGGCAGGCGTGAGCAGAATGCCATTCCCAAAAATATAAGCCATCTTCTTGAGATCATTCAAGCTGTTGAGCTCCGGAATTGGACAAAAAACAGGGAACCACATCATGAAGGCCGTAAATAGAAGTACCGAATGGTAACCTAGCAGCGCCAGATCATTTCGCATTAAATTATCCATAACCAGTGGCATATGATAAATCGAAAAGAGCATATTGAACAAGAAAAGAGCAATCAACGGCCTGGAAAAGAAGGAGAACAAGCCGCGGAACACAACGTTCCTCATCAGAGGCCGCAATACCCAGGCTGGAGTCCCCAACCAGATACAGATCGGGACAATCAGGTAAAGCACTGTTTGCTGCAGCATATGCATACTGAACAAATAATGATGACCAATATAGTTGATCGGACTACCCTGACCTATGTAAAAAAGTACAAGTCCGGAGTAAAAAGTGAGCTGCTGTACGACCGTAACCGGCTCGACCTCTGCAGACTTCCCATTTCCTTTAGCGACAAAGCGACGATAAACATATCCGACAACAACGACCACCAACAGTAAAACAGGATTCCACATCTCGAAAAATCCGCCAATTTGGTTCATACGTGTACGCTATCTCCTTCCAACGGTAGACTCCTGGTAAAAAAAGAGGAGGCACTTTGTCTAGACAAAGTTGCCTCTTCCTGATTACTTACCACCACACCCAATATACGGCCATAATAACACAGGTCAGTGCTACGAAAGCTCCTCCCGCGATGAATATCAGCGGGAATAAGTGTCCTCTTTCTTTGGCATGCATCCAGAATAACAACTGGATAACTGCTTGAACGATACCCAAAGTAACGATAAAGATTAAGATAAACGAACGATCCAGATCTCCGTAAAGCACGACAGCGAATGCCAGCATCGTGAGTAGAATCGAGACGATGTAAGACAAGTAATGGTTCAAGGGTGATTCATGCTTAACACGTTTAGGTGCAGATGTATCATGAGTATTGCTGCTCATCTTATTGACCCACCTTCCCCATCAGATAAACGACTGTGAAGATAAATACCCACACTAAGTCAATAAAGTGCCAATATAGTGCGGCAACATAAAACTTAGGTGCAGTAACAATGGTCAACCCTTTTTTCAAGCCTTGCAGAACCAACAAAGTGATCCAGCAAATACCGAACGCTACGTGAGCTCCGTGGAACCCAACCAACGTATAGAAGGAAGTCGAGAAAGCACTTGTCGTGAACTTGTGACCTTCGTGCACATATTCAACAAACTCATAAATCTCAAGACCCAAGAACGA
Above is a genomic segment from Paenibacillus sp. HWE-109 containing:
- a CDS encoding cytochrome c oxidase assembly protein; its protein translation is MSSMMSILHGWELKTWIIALIVIVSYLLLTGHYYANFKEGMRVSSKQKFYFIVGIITGGLALGSPISMLAHHMFSAHMLQQSILYFVVPPLLWMGIPTWLFRAMCSEKIRKLVLPVMTNALVSVVVFNVLLSFYHFPIIYDVIMSGEHPMVMYISHVILFFSAMLMWFAVTCPEPELDRLNHLKKIGYVVLNGLLLYPACALMIFADDLIYSSTKEAHQIFSFLTPLADQQLGGIIMKIFQEGAFAVAIGGIIFSWYRIERSEETEE
- a CDS encoding M56 family metallopeptidase; translated protein: MTTLNQANKTFTLYSIVVFALFFLLIRALFHHIQDVSWMPNLLQFTSDIWFDFRYGHAIGESLLVLVALFTFVSLMIYGIKDMYRQYQWNRFIKHQLSKDLTKLLNLKYAELHFPISVLHDAELFALTSGIINPRIIISSGLVKSLSDNELKAVLLHETYHGIHYHPVKKWFLRRLSHVMMYVPMLKGLTAYYSIWIELLADRYAIEQMRDKTYFASALVKMINHAQSSTRMLPMTADFGKTAVNYRLKQVLDLQEQLDVAYCSKKALWSSIAVGILFTSIVLFSCS
- a CDS encoding BlaI/MecI/CopY family transcriptional regulator, translated to MKRMGYRMEEEGVNRFLGSLESLIMELMWESGDWMNVQQLRESLKSEQVYSVNTIMTVLNRLFDKGILDKQAAGRGRNKLAHFKVMVSREDFIMEQTRNVTEGLIKDFGEVVVAHMMDVVEELDPDLLRKVEQMLQEAKMRNSDDNTKSS
- a CDS encoding ArsR/SmtB family transcription factor; this translates as MSKPVQDQCEDTCNGTSNIDVLKEQMLADQTVTGLTEVFKALGDPTRLKIIYTLLNKELCVHDIAQVLEMGQSAISHQLRYLRNLRIVKRRKVGKTVFYSLDDGHIEQIFVQMLQHVKHD
- a CDS encoding sigma-70 family RNA polymerase sigma factor; this encodes MQNDYMYQLLIKMKDGDQQAFHTMYDATYQDIYRTVSFLVDHQQDREDVMNEIYMQMWTSLANYDTNRPFHFWLHGLVIRQVQRFRVKSWRRFRIFERICAFSREESYWDPPTALMDETNQMISQSIRKLTDKQRAVIIFRFFHDYTLEEIATLLDIPLGTVKSRYHASLQALRKNSGNLLPERMEKINDY
- a CDS encoding DUF420 domain-containing protein, giving the protein MHILPTISTMFIVISAIFVGFGWYHIVKGHRETHQKLMVFGAIFALAFFIIYMSRTLFEGNTAFGGPESLKLPYHLFLFFHITLATIGGVLGLVTLWFAYKKKFLKHKKIGRVAAIVWLLTAPTGVLVYILLYIMYPGGTTKPVIDAIFGL
- a CDS encoding cytochrome c oxidase assembly protein, which gives rise to MNQIGGFFEMWNPVLLLVVVVVGYVYRRFVAKGNGKSAEVEPVTVVQQLTFYSGLVLFYIGQGSPINYIGHHYLFSMHMLQQTVLYLIVPICIWLGTPAWVLRPLMRNVVFRGLFSFFSRPLIALFLFNMLFSIYHMPLVMDNLMRNDLALLGYHSVLLFTAFMMWFPVFCPIPELNSLNDLKKMAYIFGNGILLTPACALIIFADSVIYDMYANVTVPFAHLSPLDDQQLGGVIMKIIQEIVYGATLAYIFFRWYRRERKEDAELEALENQEGMNNQGGNWNRA
- a CDS encoding cytochrome C oxidase subunit IV family protein, with amino-acid sequence MSSNTHDTSAPKRVKHESPLNHYLSYIVSILLTMLAFAVVLYGDLDRSFILIFIVTLGIVQAVIQLLFWMHAKERGHLFPLIFIAGGAFVALTCVIMAVYWVWW